The DNA segment GCGGCCGGGGACGGGTTCTTCTACCTCGTTCGCGGAGACGACGCCATCTGCGGCGCCGGCCCCCTGGGCAGCGACTCCGGCGGCAACCCGCGCAGCAACACCAACCCCCAGGCTTGCGCTTCAGGAAACCCGTAGCGCGCCGACGTGCGGCCGGCGGCGGATCTCAGGAGCGCTGCTGCAGGCGCAGAGCGCGGCGTTTCCGTGCCCGCTCGGCGCGCTGTCGTTCCTCGTCGGTCTGGGGCTCGAGGGGCGGGACGGGAACGCTACGGCCGGAAGCGTCGATGGCCACCAGGGTGACCAGGGCGCGGCAGGCCTGGGCGCGCATGCCGGTGACCGGGTCTTCGGCCACCACCGTCACGCCCACCTCGAGGGAGGTACGGAAGGTGGCGTTGACCACGCCGGTGAGGATGACGATCATTCCCGCCATCACCGGGCGGAGAAAGTCCACCCTGTCGAAGGAAGCGGTGACCACCGGCAGGCGGCAGTGGCGCATGGCGGCCATCGCCGCGCACTTGTCGGCCAGGGCCAGCACTCGCCCGCCGAAGATGTGGCCGTAGTTGTTGGTGTCGGCGGGAAGGACCAGTTCGGTCATCACCACCTGGGAAGCCTGGGGGGAGTGGGGAGGGTGCTCGGCCTGGGTCACGAGGGGGTCTCCGGGTCCGTTTCCGGCTTGTGCTCGAGGGCGTCGAGACGGCGCTGCACGTCGGCCAGGGCTTCGAGCACGGGGTCGGGGATGCGCTCATGGTGCAAGGTGATGATCTCCGCAGCTCGAGGATCCCGCCGCTGGACCTGTCGCGCCGGAATGCCCACCACTGTGGCCCCCGCGTCCACGTCGCGGATCACCACCGAGTTCGCGCCGATTCGCGCGCCGTGGCGGACACGAATCGGACCGAGGATCTTCGCCCCCGCACCCACCACCACGTGGTCTTCCAGGGTGGGGTGCCGCTTTTCCCGGAGCAAGCTGACGCCGCCGAGGGTCACTCCCTGGTAGAGCACGCAGTTGTCACCGATCTCCGCGGTTTCGCCGATCACCACTCCCGCACCGTGATCGATGAAGACCCGGTGGCCGATGCGGGCGGCCGGGTGGATCTCGATGCCGGTGAGAAGACGGGCTGCGTGAGAGAGCAGCCGAGGCAGCAGCACCATGCCTCTGCGCCAGAAACCGTGGGCCAGGCGATGAAGCCAGAGCGCGTGCACACCCGGGTAGCACAGGGCTACCTCGAGTCCCGTGCGGGCTGCCGGGTCTCTTTCGAAGACGACGTGCAGGTCTTCGCCCAGTGTCTTCCAGAAGGACATTTCCACTCCGGTGGCAGGCGTCGGACAACGGTAGGAGGGGCGGCGGGCGGGGTCAAGCCGCTTGCTCACCGGTGACGCACAGGATCCGGGCTACGATGGGTGCGATGGAGAATGCGCGTTCGTCACCGCAGCCCCTCGCCCGGGGAGCACTGGGACCCCTGTCGTGGAAGCTGATCCCGGTGGAGGACTCCTCCGCTCAGTGGGAGATCGTCCTGGCCCTGGTCAGCGTCGCTGCGCTGGCGGCAGCAGTGCTGCTGCCCCTGGACCTGCTGGCCTCCTGGCTTCCACCATGCCGCTTTCACGCCTGGACGGGATTTGCCTGTCCCTCGTGCGGGGTGACCCGTGGTCTGCTGGCGCTGCGCGCGGGGAAGCTCGGCACGGCCCTGGCCTGGAATCCCCTGCTGGTGGGCCTGGCGCTGGCCGGCGCGGTCTACGGCTTGTTGTCCTGGGTGATCTGGTTGCTGCGCCTGCCGCGCCTGCGGATCGGCCTGCGGGGCGGCGCGCGCCGACGAGCCTGGTGGCTGGCTGGAGCTGCCGTACTGCTGAACTGGGTCTGGCTGGTGATGCGCGGCGGGGTTTGATGTGCCGGCCGGGAGCGGGCACCT comes from the Acidobacteriota bacterium genome and includes:
- a CDS encoding acyl-CoA thioesterase, coding for MTQAEHPPHSPQASQVVMTELVLPADTNNYGHIFGGRVLALADKCAAMAAMRHCRLPVVTASFDRVDFLRPVMAGMIVILTGVVNATFRTSLEVGVTVVAEDPVTGMRAQACRALVTLVAIDASGRSVPVPPLEPQTDEERQRAERARKRRALRLQQRS
- the cysE gene encoding serine O-acetyltransferase; amino-acid sequence: MSFWKTLGEDLHVVFERDPAARTGLEVALCYPGVHALWLHRLAHGFWRRGMVLLPRLLSHAARLLTGIEIHPAARIGHRVFIDHGAGVVIGETAEIGDNCVLYQGVTLGGVSLLREKRHPTLEDHVVVGAGAKILGPIRVRHGARIGANSVVIRDVDAGATVVGIPARQVQRRDPRAAEIITLHHERIPDPVLEALADVQRRLDALEHKPETDPETPS
- a CDS encoding DUF2752 domain-containing protein, whose protein sequence is MGAMENARSSPQPLARGALGPLSWKLIPVEDSSAQWEIVLALVSVAALAAAVLLPLDLLASWLPPCRFHAWTGFACPSCGVTRGLLALRAGKLGTALAWNPLLVGLALAGAVYGLLSWVIWLLRLPRLRIGLRGGARRRAWWLAGAAVLLNWVWLVMRGGV